One Nostoc sp. UHCC 0302 DNA window includes the following coding sequences:
- a CDS encoding NAD(P)/FAD-dependent oxidoreductase encodes MLPLQIVVIGGGAAGFFGAIACAKANPQAQVTLLEASRQPLAKVRISGGGRCNVTHACFEPEGLVQNYPRGGKALRGAFTRFQANDTVTWFALHGVPLKTEADGRMFPITNSSETVVNCLMKAVVAAGVELRIGTPVTSVKRLPEAEGFEIILKSQETIKCDRLLLATGSSLVGYKIARELGHEIEPPVPSLFTFNILDQKLRALAGVSVNSVQLRLSASGKTPLQQTGPLLITHWGLSGPAVLKLSAWGARILHESRYQATLSINWLPDLHQEQVREKILAVKTEWAKKAIALHRGVELPHRLWQYIIARAGITIDDRWAELSSKTLNQLVQELTQGEYLISGKGVFKEEFVTCGGVKLKEVNFKTMESRLVPGLYFAGEILDIDGVTGGFNFQSAWTTAYLAGNAMGS; translated from the coding sequence TTGTTGCCGTTACAAATTGTAGTTATTGGGGGTGGGGCAGCGGGATTTTTTGGCGCGATCGCTTGTGCTAAAGCTAATCCTCAAGCCCAAGTTACTTTACTCGAAGCCAGTCGTCAACCACTGGCAAAAGTTCGCATATCTGGTGGGGGACGTTGTAATGTTACCCACGCCTGTTTTGAACCAGAGGGGTTGGTGCAAAATTACCCCAGAGGCGGAAAAGCGTTGCGGGGTGCGTTCACTCGTTTTCAAGCCAACGATACCGTAACTTGGTTTGCCCTGCACGGAGTACCGTTAAAAACTGAAGCTGATGGGCGAATGTTTCCAATTACAAACAGTTCAGAAACAGTCGTGAACTGTCTGATGAAAGCTGTTGTGGCTGCTGGGGTAGAACTTCGCATTGGCACACCTGTCACCTCAGTGAAACGACTTCCCGAAGCTGAGGGATTTGAAATTATTCTCAAGTCGCAAGAGACGATTAAATGCGATCGCTTGCTTTTAGCCACAGGTAGCAGTCTTGTGGGCTATAAAATAGCCAGAGAGCTAGGCCATGAAATTGAACCACCAGTTCCTTCTTTGTTTACCTTCAACATTCTTGATCAAAAGCTGAGGGCATTAGCTGGAGTTAGTGTTAACTCTGTACAGTTGCGGTTGTCTGCTAGCGGAAAAACTCCACTGCAACAGACTGGGCCATTGCTAATTACTCATTGGGGTTTGAGTGGCCCAGCTGTTTTGAAACTTTCTGCTTGGGGTGCGAGAATTCTACACGAGAGCCGTTATCAAGCCACATTATCGATTAATTGGCTGCCGGATTTACACCAAGAACAAGTGCGGGAAAAAATCTTAGCAGTCAAAACCGAATGGGCAAAAAAAGCGATCGCATTACATCGCGGCGTAGAGCTACCCCATCGCCTCTGGCAATATATTATCGCTCGTGCAGGCATTACTATAGATGACCGTTGGGCAGAATTATCTAGTAAAACATTAAATCAGCTGGTGCAAGAACTCACTCAAGGAGAATACTTAATTAGTGGCAAGGGCGTTTTTAAAGAAGAATTTGTTACCTGCGGTGGTGTCAAACTTAAAGAAGTTAACTTCAAGACGATGGAAAGTAGACTAGTTCCTGGTTTGTACTTTGCTGGAGAAATTTTAGATATAGACGGTGTTACTGGCGGCTTTAACTTCCAAAGTGCTTGGACAACGGCGTATTTAGCTGGTAACGCGATGGGAAGCTAG
- a CDS encoding NblA/ycf18 family protein translates to MSKVNINNSTQLSLEQHFKLKVLEIHIQGLNQQQAQKLLVKFAQIAMLKDNIISNYKGIKSIDSY, encoded by the coding sequence ATGAGTAAAGTAAATATTAATAACTCTACACAACTGAGTCTAGAACAGCATTTCAAACTAAAAGTTTTAGAAATACATATTCAAGGTTTAAACCAACAGCAAGCACAAAAGCTATTAGTCAAATTTGCTCAAATAGCTATGCTCAAAGATAATATTATTAGTAATTATAAAGGCATTAAATCAATAGATTCGTATTAA
- the rplI gene encoding 50S ribosomal protein L9 has product MVKRVQLVLTQDVSKLGKSGDLVDVAPGYARNFLIPQKLATHATAGILKQVERRREQERQRQLELKQQALEQKAALEKLTNLTIAKQVGENEAIFGTVTTQEVADAIQAAISQEVDRRGITLPDINHLGTYQAEIKLHSEVTAQVDIQVVAS; this is encoded by the coding sequence ATGGTGAAACGTGTGCAGTTAGTTTTAACTCAGGATGTCAGCAAGCTAGGAAAATCTGGCGACTTAGTGGACGTAGCTCCCGGCTATGCTCGTAATTTTCTAATTCCTCAAAAGTTGGCAACTCATGCCACTGCTGGCATTCTCAAGCAAGTAGAACGCCGTCGCGAACAAGAGCGTCAACGGCAATTAGAACTCAAGCAACAAGCGCTTGAGCAAAAAGCAGCTTTAGAAAAACTTACTAACTTGACAATTGCCAAGCAGGTTGGTGAAAACGAAGCAATTTTCGGTACAGTCACTACCCAAGAAGTTGCAGATGCAATTCAAGCAGCCATCAGTCAAGAAGTGGATCGTCGCGGGATTACCCTTCCCGATATTAACCACCTTGGTACTTATCAAGCCGAAATTAAGCTGCATTCTGAAGTAACGGCACAAGTTGATATTCAAGTCGTCGCCAGCTAG
- the rd gene encoding rubredoxin encodes MATHTCTVCGYVYDPEEGDPDNDIAPGTAFEDLPDDWVCPVCGADKEEFEKQ; translated from the coding sequence ATGGCAACCCATACTTGTACTGTTTGTGGCTATGTATATGATCCAGAAGAAGGCGATCCAGATAACGACATAGCACCGGGAACAGCCTTTGAAGATTTACCCGATGATTGGGTGTGTCCAGTTTGTGGTGCAGATAAAGAGGAATTTGAAAAACAGTGA
- a CDS encoding ABC transporter permease encodes MDWWRRLKKNPLARFGAILLLIFYLAVIAADFVAPYDPYVSQPNGSLLPPTKIYWGSQSGQFIGPHVYPTTQGNTNLETGDRKLIVDFTKPSPLRLFVSGPEYRLFQVSFPLPPSWDEVTVIPGIPLNWHLFGTTGTAKFNLLGTDDQGRDQFSRLVHGGRISMFIGIFGVAISFPLGLLIGGISGYFGGVTDTIIMRLAEVLMTFPSIYLLVTLGAVLPAGLSSTQRFLLIVIITSIIGWAGLSRVIRGQVLSIKEREFVQAARAMGGNPLYIILRHVLPQTATYIVISATLAVPSFIGAEAILSLIGLGIQQPDPSWGNMLSLASNASILVLQPWLIWPPAVLIILTVLAFNLLGDGLRDALDPRSLRR; translated from the coding sequence ATGGATTGGTGGCGACGACTAAAGAAAAATCCTTTGGCACGATTTGGGGCAATTTTACTGTTAATTTTCTATTTAGCTGTAATTGCGGCTGATTTCGTGGCCCCTTACGACCCTTATGTCTCACAACCTAATGGTTCGTTACTGCCACCAACTAAGATATACTGGGGTTCTCAGTCAGGGCAGTTTATCGGGCCTCATGTTTATCCAACGACTCAGGGAAATACAAACTTAGAAACAGGCGATCGCAAACTGATTGTAGACTTTACAAAACCCTCACCTTTGCGCTTATTTGTTTCTGGGCCAGAATACCGATTGTTCCAGGTTAGTTTCCCACTACCCCCAAGTTGGGATGAAGTCACAGTAATTCCTGGTATTCCTTTAAATTGGCATTTATTTGGTACAACAGGTACAGCAAAATTCAACCTTTTAGGTACAGATGACCAAGGACGCGACCAATTCAGCCGCTTAGTACACGGTGGTCGCATCAGTATGTTTATCGGTATTTTCGGCGTTGCTATTTCCTTTCCTCTTGGTTTGCTAATAGGTGGAATTTCCGGTTACTTCGGAGGTGTGACTGATACCATCATCATGCGCTTAGCAGAAGTGCTGATGACTTTCCCTAGTATTTATCTTTTGGTTACTTTGGGAGCCGTCTTACCAGCAGGTTTAAGCAGTACCCAGCGCTTTTTGTTGATTGTGATAATTACTTCGATTATTGGTTGGGCTGGCTTATCACGAGTAATTCGTGGACAGGTACTATCAATTAAAGAGCGAGAATTTGTACAAGCAGCACGCGCAATGGGTGGTAACCCGCTGTATATCATCCTCCGCCACGTTTTACCGCAAACTGCTACTTATATAGTCATTTCTGCTACTCTTGCAGTTCCTAGCTTTATTGGCGCAGAAGCGATACTGAGTCTCATTGGCTTGGGGATTCAACAACCAGACCCTTCTTGGGGTAATATGCTTTCTTTAGCAAGCAATGCTTCTATCTTGGTGCTACAACCTTGGTTAATCTGGCCGCCAGCGGTGTTAATTATCCTTACAGTGCTAGCATTCAACTTACTTGGTGATGGGCTAAGAGATGCTCTTGACCCTCGCAGTTTAAGAAGATAG
- a CDS encoding FKBP-type peptidyl-prolyl cis-trans isomerase, which produces MKAIFLSVAFMLVSVVLLVLVQVGSKQDTAIATQITQTTPAPTAITENNILIANKPMSDANTITTPSGLKYVDEKEGTGATPEPGQTVEVHYTGTLENGKKFDSSRDRNQTFKFKIGAGQVIKGWDEGLSTMKVGGSRKLIIPPELGYGARGAGGVIPPNATLIFDVELVGVK; this is translated from the coding sequence TTGAAAGCAATTTTCCTCAGCGTGGCGTTTATGCTGGTAAGTGTTGTGCTTTTGGTGTTGGTGCAAGTAGGCAGTAAACAGGATACTGCTATTGCTACCCAAATAACCCAAACGACGCCAGCGCCCACAGCTATAACTGAAAACAATATCCTAATAGCGAACAAACCTATGTCTGATGCCAATACCATAACTACCCCCTCTGGACTGAAGTATGTCGATGAAAAAGAAGGGACTGGAGCGACTCCTGAGCCTGGACAAACAGTTGAGGTTCATTACACCGGCACTCTAGAAAATGGTAAGAAATTTGATAGTTCACGCGATCGCAACCAAACCTTCAAATTTAAAATCGGTGCTGGACAAGTAATCAAAGGTTGGGATGAAGGACTTAGCACGATGAAAGTAGGCGGTAGTCGTAAGTTAATTATTCCTCCTGAATTAGGTTACGGCGCTCGTGGTGCTGGTGGCGTGATTCCACCCAACGCCACCCTAATTTTTGATGTGGAATTGGTAGGAGTTAAATAG
- a CDS encoding phasin family protein — MDSNNWLQQLMMVGIGTTSLVADKLRQVSDDLVKDGKLNPEQAKAVIDDLAQQLKSEQGNWDAQMQRQMRNMLQDLGVPRQSEVDELRGRIDRLERQLRDLENKLWR, encoded by the coding sequence ATGGACAGCAACAACTGGTTGCAACAGCTAATGATGGTGGGGATTGGCACAACGTCGTTAGTAGCTGATAAATTGCGGCAAGTCAGCGATGATTTGGTAAAAGACGGTAAGCTAAATCCTGAACAAGCCAAGGCGGTAATCGATGATCTTGCACAGCAGTTAAAGTCAGAACAGGGAAACTGGGATGCCCAAATGCAACGGCAAATGCGAAATATGTTGCAGGATTTAGGAGTACCTCGCCAGTCGGAAGTGGATGAACTGCGGGGTAGAATTGACCGTTTAGAGCGTCAACTGCGTGATTTAGAAAATAAGCTTTGGCGTTAG
- a CDS encoding DUF924 family protein encodes MSQAKAILEFWFGQSDEPSYGKPRQFWFSKQPNFDEELRTRFLKDYQQAAAGYLDEWINSPDTCLALILLLDQFPRNMFRGTSEAFATDWEALSAAQHAVAQGWDREFLPVQRWFIYLPFEHSENLVHQRECVKLFQQLSHDPDCANAIEYAIYHLEIIERFGRFPHRNSILGRSSTPEEKEFLRQPNSLL; translated from the coding sequence ATGTCACAGGCAAAAGCTATTTTGGAATTTTGGTTTGGCCAATCTGATGAACCGAGTTACGGAAAACCTCGACAATTTTGGTTTAGCAAACAACCAAATTTTGATGAGGAATTGCGAACCCGATTTCTTAAAGATTACCAACAGGCGGCAGCAGGATACTTAGACGAGTGGATTAATTCACCTGATACTTGTCTGGCACTTATTCTATTGCTCGATCAGTTTCCTCGAAATATGTTTCGCGGTACTTCCGAAGCCTTTGCTACCGATTGGGAAGCACTGTCAGCAGCGCAACACGCTGTAGCACAAGGCTGGGATCGCGAATTTTTGCCTGTGCAACGTTGGTTTATCTATTTACCCTTTGAACATAGCGAAAATCTGGTTCATCAACGTGAGTGTGTGAAGCTATTTCAACAACTTAGTCATGATCCTGATTGTGCTAATGCAATTGAGTACGCAATTTATCACTTAGAAATAATTGAGCGTTTTGGACGCTTTCCTCATCGCAATAGCATTTTGGGGCGTTCCTCAACTCCAGAAGAGAAGGAGTTTTTACGGCAACCAAATTCATTATTATAG
- the lpxD gene encoding UDP-3-O-(3-hydroxymyristoyl)glucosamine N-acyltransferase, producing MKFSEIVNQFGNTATVHSLTTNPDHDPEITGVAALDEATTGTISYIEGSKFSSFVSKTSASALILPQDEKLQIQAQERGIAWIVTPDPRLLFAKAIAIFYQPYRPAPEIHPTAVIHPTAKVGKDVYIGPHAVIQQRTEIGDGVIIHPNVVIYPDVKIGDRTTLHANCTIHERTRIGADCMIHSGTVIGAEGFGFVPTRTGWFKMEQSGYTVLEDRVEVGSNSAIDRPSVGETRIGSDTIIDNLVQIGHGCHIDTGCAIAGQVGIAGGAKLGKRVILAGQSGVSNQVKVGDGAIASAKAGIHNDIAPGQIVSGMPAIPHKLYLKVCAISNRLPEMYQSLKQLQHQLGQK from the coding sequence ATGAAATTCAGCGAAATCGTAAATCAATTTGGCAACACCGCCACTGTTCATAGTCTCACTACTAACCCAGACCATGATCCAGAAATTACAGGGGTAGCAGCCCTTGATGAAGCTACTACTGGCACTATCAGCTATATAGAGGGGTCTAAATTTTCATCTTTTGTCAGTAAGACAAGTGCTAGTGCTTTAATTTTGCCTCAAGACGAAAAATTACAGATTCAAGCACAGGAACGCGGTATCGCCTGGATAGTAACCCCAGATCCGCGATTATTGTTTGCTAAAGCGATCGCAATTTTTTACCAACCATATCGCCCAGCTCCAGAAATTCATCCGACTGCGGTAATTCACCCCACAGCAAAAGTTGGTAAGGATGTTTACATTGGCCCTCATGCTGTAATTCAGCAAAGGACAGAGATTGGTGATGGTGTAATCATTCATCCTAATGTAGTTATTTATCCAGATGTTAAAATCGGCGATCGCACCACCTTACACGCCAACTGTACTATCCACGAACGCACCCGCATTGGTGCAGATTGCATGATTCACAGTGGCACTGTAATCGGTGCAGAAGGCTTTGGCTTTGTTCCTACCCGCACTGGTTGGTTCAAAATGGAACAATCCGGCTACACTGTCTTAGAAGATAGGGTAGAAGTCGGCAGCAACAGTGCCATAGATCGTCCATCTGTCGGGGAAACACGTATAGGCAGCGATACAATAATTGACAATTTAGTACAAATAGGACATGGTTGCCACATTGATACTGGCTGTGCAATTGCAGGTCAGGTTGGTATAGCTGGCGGTGCAAAACTAGGGAAACGCGTTATCCTGGCGGGACAGTCAGGAGTTTCTAATCAGGTGAAAGTTGGTGATGGGGCGATCGCATCTGCTAAAGCTGGAATTCATAATGATATAGCACCAGGGCAAATTGTCTCTGGTATGCCAGCAATTCCTCACAAACTATATTTGAAAGTATGCGCTATTTCTAACCGCCTGCCAGAAATGTATCAATCGCTCAAACAATTACAACATCAACTAGGGCAAAAGTGA
- a CDS encoding SRPBCC family protein codes for MSASYISDSNITGSDMAWNQDKQKLLVQGEILVETRSHNMWGGAVTAWMYLPLVRTQVWQQLTDYPRWVQYFPDITKSEVSHKGEVKRLYQAAQKAFFFFTAQVEIYLNVAEVLGQQIQFRMEKGTFEDFNAKLELKDCGNGTVLAYTVQATPIIPIPSVFIQQAMNLELPANMRKMRQVLCKGQ; via the coding sequence ATGTCTGCGTCTTATATCTCAGACTCAAATATTACAGGTTCAGATATGGCTTGGAATCAAGACAAGCAAAAGTTACTAGTGCAGGGTGAAATTTTGGTAGAAACGCGATCGCACAATATGTGGGGTGGCGCTGTCACAGCCTGGATGTATTTGCCACTAGTGCGAACTCAAGTATGGCAGCAACTAACTGATTATCCTCGTTGGGTACAATATTTTCCTGATATCACCAAAAGTGAGGTATCACATAAAGGCGAAGTCAAACGTCTGTATCAAGCAGCACAAAAAGCTTTTTTCTTTTTCACAGCGCAAGTCGAAATTTACCTCAACGTTGCAGAAGTGCTGGGGCAGCAAATTCAATTTCGCATGGAAAAAGGAACTTTTGAAGACTTTAATGCCAAATTAGAGTTAAAAGATTGCGGTAACGGTACAGTGCTTGCTTATACTGTCCAAGCCACACCGATTATTCCCATCCCCTCTGTTTTTATTCAACAAGCAATGAACCTTGAGTTGCCTGCGAATATGCGTAAAATGCGACAAGTGCTTTGTAAAGGTCAGTAA
- a CDS encoding O-methyltransferase produces the protein MPPDPALDAALEASATEGLPPHNVSPNQGKLLLLLAQIHRANSILEIGTLGGYSTIWLARALPTDGRLITLEADPKHAEIARANIARAGLAKVVDLRLGRALDTLPQLAAEGCGPFDLIFIDADKPSNPDYFAWALKLSRRGTLIIADNVVRNGAVIDAASSDLSVQGVRRFNELLAIEPRVSATAIQTVGSKGYDGFAIAIVTAD, from the coding sequence GTGCCGCCCGACCCCGCTCTGGATGCGGCGCTCGAAGCCAGTGCGACGGAGGGTCTACCACCGCACAACGTTTCGCCAAATCAGGGCAAGCTACTACTGCTGTTAGCGCAGATTCATAGGGCAAACAGCATATTAGAGATTGGTACGCTAGGCGGCTACAGCACAATCTGGCTGGCACGGGCGCTACCCACCGACGGTCGCTTAATCACACTGGAGGCAGACCCAAAGCACGCCGAAATTGCCCGCGCCAATATTGCGCGTGCTGGTCTTGCCAAAGTTGTTGACTTGCGCCTCGGTCGGGCGCTGGATACTTTGCCGCAACTCGCCGCCGAAGGTTGTGGCCCATTTGACCTAATTTTCATTGACGCCGATAAGCCAAGCAATCCAGATTACTTCGCGTGGGCGCTCAAGCTTTCCCGGCGTGGCACGTTAATCATCGCGGATAATGTCGTGCGTAACGGAGCGGTAATCGATGCCGCTAGCAGTGATCTCAGTGTCCAAGGAGTGCGTCGCTTCAACGAGCTACTCGCGATTGAACCACGTGTTAGTGCTACCGCAATCCAAACTGTGGGCAGCAAAGGGTATGATGGTTTTGCGATCGCGATCGTTACCGCTGACTAA
- a CDS encoding Npun_R2479 family HD domain-containing metalloprotein — translation MFNATEILIDAFVNQIREGYHRTYGCLKNDYQDIIAWAGSMALENIANSDALYHNVEHTVLVTLVGQEILRGKHIREGGVSSEDWLHFIISLVCHDIGYVKGVCRQDREAAGFYATGKNGRMISVAPGASDASLTPYHVDRAKLFIDERFGGHKLIDAEAIKSNIELTRFPVPTAEDHQDSKCFAGLVRAADLIGQLSDPRYLKKITSLFYEFEETGMNKVLGYKTPADLRNNYAKFYWNGVYPYIQEGLHYLSLTQQGKQILANLYSNVFVVEHEKQQEEQRYLIEQRHG, via the coding sequence ATGTTCAATGCCACTGAGATTCTAATTGATGCCTTTGTAAATCAAATTCGAGAAGGCTATCATCGCACCTACGGCTGCTTAAAAAATGATTATCAGGATATTATCGCTTGGGCAGGTAGCATGGCTTTGGAAAACATTGCCAATAGTGATGCCCTTTATCACAATGTTGAACACACAGTCCTTGTCACCTTGGTGGGTCAAGAGATTTTACGTGGTAAACACATTAGAGAAGGCGGTGTTTCCAGTGAAGATTGGTTACATTTTATTATCTCCTTAGTTTGCCATGATATTGGCTATGTTAAGGGAGTGTGCCGCCAAGACCGAGAGGCAGCAGGTTTCTATGCCACAGGTAAAAATGGCAGAATGATTTCTGTCGCTCCTGGCGCTTCTGATGCGAGTCTTACACCCTATCATGTTGACCGAGCAAAGCTGTTTATCGATGAGCGTTTTGGTGGTCATAAGTTAATAGATGCTGAAGCGATTAAGAGCAATATTGAATTAACTCGTTTTCCTGTGCCTACAGCCGAAGATCATCAAGATTCAAAGTGCTTTGCTGGGTTAGTACGTGCTGCTGATTTAATTGGTCAATTAAGCGACCCACGTTACTTAAAAAAAATTACTTCTTTGTTCTACGAGTTTGAAGAAACGGGGATGAACAAAGTTTTGGGTTACAAAACGCCTGCCGATTTACGGAATAACTACGCTAAGTTTTATTGGAATGGAGTCTATCCGTATATCCAAGAGGGGCTACACTACCTTTCCCTGACACAGCAGGGAAAACAAATTCTTGCTAATCTTTACTCAAATGTGTTTGTTGTAGAACATGAAAAACAACAGGAAGAACAAAGGTATTTAATTGAGCAGCGACATGGTTAG
- a CDS encoding replicative DNA helicase yields the protein MAEALSFQGDGIDRLPPQNIEAEEAILGGILLDPEAIGRVSDRLFPEAFYISAHKDIYQAALRLHAQGKPTDLLSVTSWLADNDLLARIGGRNKLATLVDRTVSAVNIDSLALLVTEKYLRRQLIKAGNEIVHLGYELQTELPVVLDQAEQKVFGVTQERPQSGLVHISDTLINNFQDIEERNQGIALPGIPCGFYDLDAMTSGFQRSDLIIVAGRPSMGKTAFCLNLGHNVAASYKLPVAIFSLEMSKEQLTQRLLASEAGIESGYLRSGRLSQTQWEPLSRAIGVLSEMPIYIDDTPNITVTQMRSQARRLQAEQGTELGLIVIDYLQLMEGGGDNRVQELSKITRQLKGLARELSVPVIALSQLSRGVESRTNKRPMLSDLRESGCLTGDSLVTLTDSGVQVPIRELVGKSGFAVWALNQTTMLLERAIVSNAFSTGIKPVFTLTTRLGRKICATANHKFLTIDGWCRLDELSPRQHLCLPRHLPSHGQQTMTYAEVALLGHLIGDGCTLPRHAIQYTTREIDLAENVAFLAKEVFGDAIVPRISPERGWYQVYLSAAQRLTHSVRNPIAKWLDYLGVFGLRSYQKFVPQDLFSQPQELIGCFLRHLWSTDGSIKLVAGKRLRPIAYYASSSYRLAFDVQTLLLRLGINATLKIVPQFGKGKNQYHIKITGKPDLELFIQKVGAVGKYKLASLQQIFEHLENCIHNTNRDIIPKNVWKTQVVPAMKAVGMTTRALHSNIGTSYCGSTLYKVNLSRERALKVAKVVQSSELLALANSDVYWDEIASIEYSGEEEVFDLTVPGLHNFVANNIVVHNSIEQDADLVVMLYRDDYYNPDSPDRGIAEVIVAKHRNGPTGTVKLLFDPQFTKFKNLARPSHY from the coding sequence ATGGCTGAAGCACTAAGTTTTCAAGGCGATGGTATTGACCGCCTACCACCCCAAAATATTGAAGCGGAAGAAGCGATTTTGGGGGGAATTTTACTAGACCCAGAAGCGATTGGTCGAGTGAGCGATCGCCTTTTTCCCGAAGCTTTTTACATTAGCGCTCATAAAGATATCTATCAAGCAGCGTTACGCCTCCACGCTCAAGGTAAACCCACAGACTTGCTCTCAGTTACCAGTTGGTTAGCTGACAACGATCTACTTGCCCGGATTGGCGGCAGAAATAAATTAGCAACTCTCGTAGATCGCACAGTTTCAGCAGTTAATATCGATAGCTTAGCTTTATTGGTAACAGAAAAATACCTACGGCGGCAGTTAATTAAAGCTGGCAATGAAATTGTACATCTCGGTTACGAGCTTCAAACCGAATTACCAGTTGTCTTAGACCAAGCAGAACAGAAAGTTTTCGGCGTTACTCAAGAGCGTCCCCAATCAGGTTTAGTTCACATTTCTGACACTTTAATTAATAATTTTCAGGATATCGAAGAGCGAAATCAAGGCATCGCTTTACCTGGCATTCCTTGCGGATTTTATGATTTGGATGCGATGACAAGCGGCTTTCAGCGTTCTGATTTAATTATTGTCGCGGGCCGCCCATCAATGGGAAAAACCGCATTCTGCCTCAACCTTGGTCATAATGTCGCCGCTTCTTATAAATTACCAGTTGCTATTTTCAGCTTAGAGATGTCTAAAGAGCAGCTGACACAACGTCTGTTAGCTAGCGAGGCGGGAATTGAAAGTGGTTATCTGCGTAGTGGACGCCTCAGTCAAACACAATGGGAACCTCTTAGCCGTGCAATTGGTGTCCTCTCGGAAATGCCAATTTATATTGACGATACGCCGAATATTACAGTTACCCAAATGCGTAGTCAGGCGCGACGACTGCAAGCAGAACAGGGAACCGAATTAGGATTAATTGTCATAGATTACTTGCAATTAATGGAAGGAGGAGGTGACAACCGCGTACAAGAATTATCAAAAATTACACGTCAACTCAAAGGTTTAGCACGGGAATTATCTGTGCCAGTGATTGCCCTTTCTCAGCTGAGTCGAGGAGTGGAATCGCGAACTAATAAACGTCCAATGTTGTCAGATTTGAGGGAATCCGGTTGTTTAACTGGTGATAGTCTGGTGACATTAACAGATAGTGGTGTGCAAGTACCAATTAGGGAATTAGTAGGTAAATCTGGTTTTGCTGTTTGGGCGTTAAATCAAACCACAATGCTCTTAGAGAGAGCAATTGTTAGCAATGCTTTTTCTACAGGTATCAAGCCTGTATTTACCTTAACAACTCGATTGGGTCGAAAAATTTGTGCTACAGCTAATCACAAGTTTCTAACAATTGATGGTTGGTGTAGACTAGACGAATTAAGCCCTAGACAACATCTGTGTTTACCAAGACATCTACCTAGTCATGGGCAACAAACCATGACTTATGCTGAGGTTGCATTATTAGGTCATTTAATTGGCGACGGTTGTACATTGCCACGTCATGCCATACAGTACACTACCAGGGAGATAGATTTAGCTGAGAATGTTGCTTTCTTGGCAAAAGAAGTTTTTGGAGATGCAATTGTTCCAAGAATTTCACCTGAACGTGGCTGGTATCAAGTTTACTTATCCGCAGCACAACGCCTCACTCATAGTGTGAGAAATCCAATAGCCAAATGGCTAGACTACCTTGGTGTTTTTGGTTTAAGATCTTATCAAAAATTTGTACCTCAAGACTTGTTCTCGCAACCACAAGAATTAATAGGCTGCTTTTTAAGACATCTTTGGAGTACAGATGGATCTATCAAGTTGGTTGCAGGCAAAAGGCTAAGACCTATTGCATATTATGCAAGCAGTAGCTACAGATTGGCTTTTGATGTACAAACACTTTTGTTAAGGCTTGGCATTAATGCAACACTCAAAATAGTTCCTCAATTTGGCAAAGGTAAAAATCAGTATCATATAAAAATCACTGGTAAGCCTGACCTTGAGTTATTTATTCAAAAGGTTGGAGCAGTAGGAAAATATAAGCTAGCTTCGCTTCAACAGATTTTTGAACACCTTGAAAACTGTATTCACAACACTAATAGAGATATAATCCCTAAAAATGTTTGGAAAACACAAGTTGTTCCTGCAATGAAAGCTGTTGGCATGACAACGAGAGCATTACATTCCAATATTGGAACCTCTTATTGCGGCTCGACGCTTTACAAAGTAAATTTGAGTAGAGAAAGAGCTTTAAAAGTTGCTAAGGTTGTTCAATCAAGTGAATTACTTGCTCTTGCCAACAGTGATGTTTATTGGGACGAAATAGCTTCAATTGAATATAGCGGCGAGGAAGAAGTGTTTGATCTGACGGTTCCTGGCTTGCATAATTTTGTTGCTAATAACATTGTTGTTCACAATTCTATTGAACAAGATGCGGACTTAGTAGTAATGCTCTATCGCGATGATTATTATAATCCTGACAGCCCCGATCGCGGCATTGCAGAAGTGATAGTAGCAAAACACCGTAACGGGCCGACAGGCACTGTGAAACTTCTATTTGATCCACAGTTTACAAAGTTTAAAAACTTAGCTAGACCAAGCCATTATTGA